A genomic stretch from Hyphomicrobiales bacterium includes:
- a CDS encoding DUF1566 domain-containing protein: protein MRPELQEGEIYAGIVLGKDGDKDHHLIVLPGAANDLTWKKAVEWATERGGELPTRREQAILYGNLPESFEKDWYWSAEQHASYSDYAWFQYFHYGNQDYSIKDLKLRVRAVRRVAIEP, encoded by the coding sequence GTGAGACCAGAACTGCAAGAAGGCGAAATCTATGCGGGCATCGTGCTCGGCAAGGATGGCGACAAGGATCATCACCTGATCGTGCTGCCAGGCGCTGCCAATGACCTCACCTGGAAGAAAGCCGTCGAGTGGGCCACCGAGCGGGGCGGCGAACTGCCAACCCGGCGCGAGCAGGCCATTTTGTACGGAAACCTTCCGGAGTCCTTCGAAAAGGATTGGTATTGGTCAGCCGAGCAGCACGCCTCCTACTCTGACTATGCCTGGTTTCAGTACTTCCACTACGGCAACCAGGATTACAGCATCAAGGACCTCAAGCTCCGGGTCCGCGCCGTCCGCAGGGTAGCGATTGAGCCATGA
- a CDS encoding DUF1064 domain-containing protein — translation MTEEEYRKAQSRVKAPARADAKVVAKAPAKATKYGNRKTIVDGIKFDSKKEAARYRVLKEDEDAGFIRNLVIQPVFVLAPPVVLKGKKKPALRYYADFGYEARIASGDWVKIVEDVKSAATKTSALYRVKLHLLKYVHGIDVDEV, via the coding sequence ATGACTGAAGAGGAATACCGGAAGGCCCAGTCTCGCGTCAAAGCGCCGGCTCGGGCTGATGCTAAGGTTGTGGCAAAAGCACCGGCTAAGGCTACGAAATACGGCAACCGGAAGACTATCGTCGATGGAATCAAGTTCGATTCAAAAAAAGAGGCGGCGCGCTATCGGGTGCTCAAGGAGGACGAGGACGCAGGATTTATCCGCAATCTTGTGATTCAGCCGGTTTTCGTTTTGGCGCCGCCTGTGGTCCTGAAGGGCAAGAAGAAGCCTGCCCTGCGCTACTACGCCGACTTTGGCTACGAGGCCCGCATAGCATCCGGCGACTGGGTTAAGATCGTCGAGGACGTGAAGAGCGCGGCGACCAAAACCAGCGCGCTGTACCGGGTGAAGCTCCACCTCCTTAAGTACGTGCATGGTATCGACGTTGATGAGGTATGA